A window from Cryobacterium sp. SO1 encodes these proteins:
- a CDS encoding SDR family NAD(P)-dependent oxidoreductase yields MTLKAEPGIATQAASETAPSGASGSQAFESQAEDVVTVETPVALVTGAGSALGRAVVAKLLANGYAVTGIDDRETDLLGEQHRVLVGDMGTEEGARWAVSEAADTFGRLDSAVLLADSGGSRSIHVPGTAAEGELLLARNLKGIALGIKSAVEGLSLDGHRSIVATASVAGLLADPGDWAHHASRIAIIDLVRSSALTYAAKGIRINNVAAGLLRADDLSDPPNDQNFGRDFSRRIPLFRLAQPEEIASVIAFLVSPAASYVTGTTLAVDGGLTASAGLVF; encoded by the coding sequence ATGACACTCAAAGCTGAGCCTGGGATCGCTACGCAGGCAGCATCAGAAACGGCCCCGTCGGGGGCATCGGGATCCCAGGCCTTTGAGTCTCAGGCCGAGGACGTCGTCACGGTCGAAACGCCGGTCGCCTTGGTGACCGGAGCTGGCTCGGCTTTGGGGAGGGCGGTCGTCGCCAAGCTCCTCGCGAACGGCTACGCGGTCACCGGCATCGACGACAGGGAAACCGACCTCCTCGGCGAACAGCACCGGGTGCTGGTGGGCGACATGGGCACAGAGGAGGGCGCCCGGTGGGCGGTCTCGGAGGCCGCCGACACCTTCGGCAGACTCGACTCCGCCGTGCTCCTGGCAGATTCGGGCGGGTCCCGCTCCATCCACGTGCCCGGAACCGCGGCAGAGGGGGAGCTCCTCCTCGCCCGCAACCTGAAAGGCATCGCCCTGGGCATCAAGTCGGCCGTCGAGGGGCTCTCCCTCGACGGGCACCGGAGCATCGTGGCGACGGCATCCGTTGCCGGTCTGCTCGCGGACCCGGGCGACTGGGCCCATCACGCGTCCAGAATCGCCATCATCGACCTCGTGCGCTCTTCCGCGCTCACTTACGCGGCCAAGGGCATCAGGATCAACAACGTGGCAGCCGGCCTGCTGCGGGCTGACGATCTGAGTGACCCTCCGAACGATCAGAACTTCGGACGGGACTTCTCCCGCCGGATCCCGCTGTTCAGACTGGCCCAGCCCGAGGAGATCGCGTCGGTGATCGCCTTCCTGGTGTCCCCGGCCGCGTCGTACGTGACGGGCACCACACTCGCCGTCGACGGCGGGCTGACGGCATCCGCCGGGCTGGTCTTCTAA